GTCACTTGCACCTGATTGTTTCGGTTTGACTGATACTCTTTTGCGATCGCCTGTGTTATCGGATAAACCGTACTAGAACCATCGATATTAATCGTTGGTGCTTGCGCTATCTTTGACGGCTCTGTTGCTGGTATCTGTAATTGCGATCGCTTAGCTTCCGATAAGCTAGGTGTTGCCAACCAACTAGGCATCACAAGCAACATTCCCATTGCAAAAGCCAACTTCACTGACCTTTTCATGGCTTATTTCTATGACATTTAAGAATATACTTCTATCATTTCAAAAAAAATTGATTTGTCAACAAAAATCTTGTATCTGTTTACAGAAATTTATCAAAAAAATTAATATTTAGGATAACTCGTTACAGGCACGAGTAGGCAAGATCTGGCTGAAGCGGCGGAACTCTGATAAGTACTGCTCAAGGACAACAAATTGAGGTAGATTAAGGCTGTAATAAATCCAGCGTCCTTCCTGACGCGAACGGACTAAACCTGCTTCTTTGAGGGTTTTGAGGTGAAAAGACAATTTTGATTGGGTTACCCCTAACGCTTCGCATAAGTCACATACACAAAATTCGTTGTCTCGAAGGAGTTCCAATATACTAACTCGTAGCGGCTCGGAAAGGGCATGGAATCCAGAAACAACTAAATCGGGAATCGTAGGAGAAGAGGGTTGCATCAATATATTTTGATAAAAAAGTCTCTCTCTATTCTGAACCATAAACTATGAACTTGGCTTAGTTTAGAGCGATCGCAGGCTAACCTTTCAACCACCAATACTTACATCATTCTCTGAATTTATACCAACAACCAACTCGTATTTGCGGCGTTCCAACTGTTCCCAGAGTGTCTCAATCTGCTTGTAAGCTTCTTCAGGAGCTAATTTTCCCCCAGTTTTTAAACAAGTAATGTATGTAACCTTCTGTGCAAATTCTTGGAGGTTAGCATTAAAGACTAAATTCTCTGGTTTAACTTGACCGTAGTAACGACGGCGAGAGTAAAGGAAGTTGTTCAAGTCTTTCAATTGAGTCTGTGTCATAGCCCTGGTCACTGGTCAGGTGACTATCCAATAGTACATGAAAGCTGTGTAGTCAGAAAGGCGAGCAGCTTGCAGTCCTTGAAGTGGAAATGAAGTTTTCATAAGTTGCATAACATATTATGAAGTTAAACAGCGTTCAGATCTCCGCTCGCTCCACCTCTGCCGTTGGGTTGTTCAGCATATAGATATTTTAAAATCTCTCTAATCCTTTCATTGTTTGCTGTAGCTAAGTTTAGAGCTAGATTGGTATTGGCGGTTAGCTGTGCGATACGGCTTTAGCCGTTAAGCTTCGCTTATCGCTTCGGCGCAAGCTGAAAGAGCGCTTATCGCGCTCTCAATTCTAGTGAGCGCTCTACTTCAATTTGACAATGCGGTCTTAGTACAATCTCTCCTTAAGCATTTAAAAGCTCAGGATTATGTTCATAGTTAGCGTTGTGTTACCTTGGTATTAATTGTAGAACAACGTGTTGAACAAGTAAGAGGAAATCATTATCGTAATCCAAAAGCAACCCATTAACTCACAAATCAAGTCACCTCAAGTCTTCTTGATTGACCATGAGAATAACAATCGTGGGCTGAGCGACACCCGTGAGGCTCTAGAGCTAGCCCAGAGCGTAGATCTTGACCTAGTTGTCGTCTCCGAAGGCAAAGAGGCCCCAGTGGCGAAGATTCTCAACTATGGCAAGCTTCAGTATCAAAAGAAAAAACGTCAGAGCCAGAGTGCTAGACCGATACTTAAGGAAGTTCGGCTGCGTCCAAATGTGGGTGTGGCTGATTACAATTTACGCATCAATCAAGCCATTGAGTGGTTGAGTAAAGGCGATTCAGTAAAGTTTGTCATTCGTTTGCGAGGTCGAGAACATCAAAATCGCGGTCATGCTGGAGAACTGCTAGACCGCATTGTAACTAATCTAAGTTCAGTGGGTAAAGTCCAGTCGCTTGATAAACGCTCACTTATTGTTCAAGTGATTCCTGCCTAAATTAACCAGGAATCTCTTAAGGTTTTCTCAATAAAGGGATGAGGCTTCCGGAGCGATTTGAGTCTATCAATCAACTATCTAATTTGTATATTTCTATTGGGCATTAGTCACATAATTTAACATAGCCTACTTGTCCACAGCGACAGCCCAATAGAAGATTTACACTACGCGTTGGCTTTAGAAAAAATGGTGAGCTTGTGGCAACAGTAAATTATAAACAAACAGGGAAATATCTCCCACCTAAGATATTTATTTTGGGAATATGTTTTGTTCCTGGAATAACTGAAATTAGCGGCGAACAGTTAACTGAAATCCGGCAATTTATCAAGAGCGATCGTTTGCTTCAGCATTATTTGGAGCAGAAAATTTTGATCCTCCACGATTGAAGATTTCGCCCCTTAAACTTGTTTCGCTTGAGCTTAACTTGTTGGCTGTACCACAAAAGGTTTACCCCCACATACGGTACGGGGGCAATAAGAGCTATGAGTACAAAATTGCTATACTCTCAAAAGGATTCAACAACTGTAAGCTCTCAATCCATTGAAAATCTTTCATGTTTCGCGTAACCAGCTTTAGATTATGCGATAATGCAGTTCCCGCAATAATGGCATCCCCTAAGCTCATGCGTCGTATTTGTCGTAAC
This genomic interval from Scytonema hofmannii PCC 7110 contains the following:
- a CDS encoding ArsR/SmtB family transcription factor: MQPSSPTIPDLVVSGFHALSEPLRVSILELLRDNEFCVCDLCEALGVTQSKLSFHLKTLKEAGLVRSRQEGRWIYYSLNLPQFVVLEQYLSEFRRFSQILPTRACNELS
- a CDS encoding DUF7219 family protein, producing MTQTQLKDLNNFLYSRRRYYGQVKPENLVFNANLQEFAQKVTYITCLKTGGKLAPEEAYKQIETLWEQLERRKYELVVGINSENDVSIGG
- the infC gene encoding translation initiation factor IF-3, with amino-acid sequence MNSQIKSPQVFLIDHENNNRGLSDTREALELAQSVDLDLVVVSEGKEAPVAKILNYGKLQYQKKKRQSQSARPILKEVRLRPNVGVADYNLRINQAIEWLSKGDSVKFVIRLRGREHQNRGHAGELLDRIVTNLSSVGKVQSLDKRSLIVQVIPA